Within the Leptospira johnsonii genome, the region TGAGTTAAGGACTCCTTTGAACAATATGCTGATCCTCTCCAGGTTATTGTATGATAACGAGAGTAAGAACCTGTCTGAAAAACAGACGGAATACGCTAAAACGATCCATAGTTCCGGAAACGATCTATTGCAGTTGATCAATGATATATTAGATCTTTCTAAAATTGAATCCGGTAAGATGAGTGTGGATCTGGATTCGGTTTCTATCGAGGAATTAGGGGGCTATTTGGATCGTTCCTTTAGGGAAACTGCAAGGAATAAGGATCTAAAATTCCAAGTGGAAATAGATCCTGAACTTCCTTCCAGGATCACCACAGATTTGCAGAGGTTACAACAGATCCTCCAAAACCTTCTCTCCAACGCATTCAAATTTACTCATAAAGGTGGGGTAAAACTGAGAATAGAATCTTCTCCTTCAGGCTGGAGTAAGGATCATAGGATCCTGAACCAAGCTGGCGGAGTGATCGCGTTTTCTGTGATAGACACTGGTATCGGTATCTCTCTTGAAAAGCAGGGCCTGATCTTTGAAGCATTCCGACAAGCAGACGGTAGTACTAGTCGGAAGTATGGAGGGACAGGACTAGGACTGTCCATCAGCAAAGAGATCACTCGTATTTTAGGCGGAGAATTAAAACTGGAAAGTGAGCCGGAAGTAGGAAGTAAGTTCACCTTATACCTTCCAATGGACTATATCCAAGTGGAGGAAAATCCTATCGAGCCGGATTCGATCAAATGGTCTGAGAATTCGGACAATGATTCTTCGGGTTCCAGCGATTCCTACGTAAGAAGTAAGATCAAGGCCACTAGAAGAGTTTTAGAGGATGAAACCCAAAACGAATCTAAAGAGAAGGTTTTGATCATAGAAGAAGATGAAACATTCGCGAAATCCCTATTAGAGATCGCAAAAAGTAATGGGTTCAAGGGAACGGTTGCCTTAGACGGAAAAAGCGGAATTTCAGTATTACAAGAATCTTCTTTTAATGCTGTCTTGTTGGACGTCCAACTCTCGGATATGGATGGAAGTTTAATCCTGAATTGGTTGAAACGAAATCCAAAATTGAGACAAATTCCGGTCCATGTCCTTTCCGGAGAAAACGATTGGAGAAGAAGTTTAGAGATCGGAGCAATTTCTCATTTAAGAAAGCCTGTAGGAATAGAATCCTTGAACGAGGCATTCGAGAAGATCAAAACCTATTTGCATAAAACTGACAAAACGATTTATGTTTGTGGAATAGAGAAAGAATATTCCGAATTTCTAAAGGAGAAACTTACTAGTAAGGATCTTGTTCTGAAGAGTATTGAGTCCGGTCAGGAACTTCTGGACATTCTGCAAAAAGAGATCCCGGATTGTATCCTGATTGGGAACGAACTTAAGGATATGTCCGTTTCGGATCTGATTTCCAAAATTAGTCTATTGGATCCGGAAAGAACGTTAATACTATACTATTCAGACGAAAAGAATGGCTCGGAAAGTTTTCAAAAGCTTCAATCCTTTAACGGTTCGAATATTCTGAAATTCGTAAATTCTTACGGAACGTCATTAGAAGAGATCAAGATCCATCTGCATGAACCTGAATCTATTTCCAAATCGGGAGACACATATTCTCTCGAAGGGCATAAGGTTTTGATCGTAGATGACGATGTTCGGAACATATTCGCGTTAACGAGTATGTTAGAATTACATAAGATGCAAATACATTATGCGGAGAATGCATTAGATGGAATTCAAATTTTAGAGAAAAATCCGGACATAGAAATCGTTCTTATGGACGTGATGATGCCGGATATGGACGGATACGAGGCAATGAAAGTGATCCGATCCAAAGCTGAATTTGTAAATCTCCCTATTTTAGCGCTTACAGCAAAAGCGATGAAAGGAGATCGAGAAAAATGTATAGAAGCCGGTGCGACCGAATATATTACTAAACCGGTAAGTGTGGACCATTTGCTTTCTCTGCTTCGGGTATTATTATGCAGGTAGATATGGAACAGCCAATGAAAGTAAGTATCTTACTCGTAGATGACCATGCGGATAATCTACAGGTAATGGAGCATATTCTTAAGAGCCCTGAAATGAATTTGATCAAGGCGAGCTCTGGAGAAGCTGCATTGAAAGCGCTTTTGGACGAACCGGAAGAAGTCGCATTGATCTTCATGGACGTGAGAATGCCAGGAATGGACGGCTTCGAAGCTGCGGCATTGATCCGA harbors:
- a CDS encoding response regulator, which gives rise to KGEILELKDTINTMVDQLNSFASEVTRVAREVGTEGKLGGQANVQGVAGIWKDLTDSVNFMANNLTTQVRGIAKVVTSVANGDLKKKLYLEAKGEIAELSDTINDMIDTLGLFGDQVTTVAKEVGIEGRLGGQASVPGAAGLWRNLTDNVNQLASNLTTQVRAIAEVATGVTKGDLSRTVTIQAAGEVAALSDNINEMIRNLRETTRINTEQDWLKTNLAKFTRLLQGQRNLVNVSKLILSELAPLVSAQHGAFFITENVEEGPVLKLLVSYAYQERKNVSNRFYPGEGLIGQCFLEKERILVTQVPSSYIMINSALGEAPPINIVVLPVLFEGEVKAVIELASFSNFTPIHLNFLDQLTESIGIVLNTIAAGMRTEELLIQSQTLTEELQGRQEELTSTNQRLEEQAKSLKASEDMLKDQREELQEKNEELEEKARLLAKKNSEVERKNREVEQARHSLEEKARQLALTSRYKSEFLANMSHELRTPLNNMLILSRLLYDNESKNLSEKQTEYAKTIHSSGNDLLQLINDILDLSKIESGKMSVDLDSVSIEELGGYLDRSFRETARNKDLKFQVEIDPELPSRITTDLQRLQQILQNLLSNAFKFTHKGGVKLRIESSPSGWSKDHRILNQAGGVIAFSVIDTGIGISLEKQGLIFEAFRQADGSTSRKYGGTGLGLSISKEITRILGGELKLESEPEVGSKFTLYLPMDYIQVEENPIEPDSIKWSENSDNDSSGSSDSYVRSKIKATRRVLEDETQNESKEKVLIIEEDETFAKSLLEIAKSNGFKGTVALDGKSGISVLQESSFNAVLLDVQLSDMDGSLILNWLKRNPKLRQIPVHVLSGENDWRRSLEIGAISHLRKPVGIESLNEAFEKIKTYLHKTDKTIYVCGIEKEYSEFLKEKLTSKDLVLKSIESGQELLDILQKEIPDCILIGNELKDMSVSDLISKISLLDPERTLILYYSDEKNGSESFQKLQSFNGSNILKFVNSYGTSLEEIKIHLHEPESISKSGDTYSLEGHKVLIVDDDVRNIFALTSMLELHKMQIHYAENALDGIQILEKNPDIEIVLMDVMMPDMDGYEAMKVIRSKAEFVNLPILALTAKAMKGDREKCIEAGATEYITKPVSVDHLLSLLRVLLCR